One genomic window of Falco cherrug isolate bFalChe1 chromosome 20, bFalChe1.pri, whole genome shotgun sequence includes the following:
- the LOC102048082 gene encoding keratin, type I cytoskeletal 19, producing MSCSIKQTTGSLRGRTSGGSCVIGGGGGGGGARISSVSSGRYTTCGIGGSRGFSGRSYCGGVNYGGGLSTGSLVGGNYGGGLGAAVLGGCSGIGFSGGSARFGGGMGGGLGIGLGGGVVGGGFAGDGILLSGDEKVTMQNLNDRLASYLDKVRCLEQENADLECRIREWYAKQGPFCEPRDYSCYYKEIEDLQNQIVCATIDNNKIILNIDNSRMTADDFRVKYETELALRQSVEADINGLRQVLDQLTLCRSDLEAQLESLREELCCLKKNHEEEMNCLRKQSTGDVSVEVNACPGPDLRKILEEMRCQYETLIERNRKEVEDWYECKIEEVNREVITSGQEVETCNNQVTELRRQLQALEIDLQAQLSQRDNLESSLAETECRYNNHLAELQSQITCVEQQLADLRAEMECQNQEYKILLDVKCRLEQEIHTYRCLLEGGQQDLIQQGGIGQSSGLGGGVARTSGIGGGGIIRTSHTYTTSSQMPSCAAAEIQVPCRRICD from the exons ATGAGTTGTAGTATTAAGCAGACAACTGGCTCTCTCAGGGGCAGGACCAGCGGTGGCAGCTGTGTtattggtggtggtggtggtggtggaggagcacGGATCTCCTCAGTCTCTTCTGGAAGATACACGACTTGCGGGATAGGTGGTAGCCGAGGGTTTTCTGGTAGAAGCTACTGTGGTGGTGTGAATTACGGAGGAGGACTGAGCACTGGCAGTTTGGTTGGTGGAAACTATGGAGGTGGCTTAGGAGCCGCTGTCCTCGGAGGATGTTCAGGCATTGGATTCAGCGGTGGCAGTGCTCGCTTTGGCGGTGGCATGGGGGGTGGCCTTGGTATTGGTCTTGGTGGAGGGGTAGTTGGAGGTGGTTTTGCTGGTGATGGCATTCTTCTTTCTGGTGACGAAAAAGTCACCATGCAGAACCTTAATGACCGCCTGGCTTCTTACCTGGACAAGGTGAGGTGCCTGGAACAAGAAAATGCTGACCTGGAGTGCAGAATCAGGGAGTGGTATGCCAAGCAGGGCCCTTTTTGTGAGCCCCGGGACTACAGCTGCTATTATAAAGAAATAGAAGATCTTCAGAACCAG ATTGTCTGTGCAACCATAGACAACAACAAGATCATTCTGAACATTGATAACAGCAGGATGACAGCTGACGACTTCCGTGTGAA gTACGAGACGGAGCTGGCCCTGCGCCAGAGCGTGGAGGCTGACATTAATGGTTTACGCCAAGTCCTGGATCAGCTGACTCTGTGCAGGTCTGACCTGGAGGCACAGCTGGAGTCACTGCGGGAGGAGCTCTGCTGCCTGAAGAAGAACCACGAGGAG GAAATGAACTGTCTGAGGAAACAATCGACTGGAGATGTGAGCGTGGAGGTCAATGCCTGTCCTGGCCCAGACCTGAGGAAGATCCTGGAGGAGATGAGGTGCCAGTATGAAACGCTGATTGAACGTAATCGCAAAGAAGTTGAGGATTGGTATGAGTGCAAG ATTGAGGAGGTGAATCGGGAGGTTATTACAAGCGGTCAGGAGGTAGAGACGTGCAACAACCAGGTTACTGAACTGAGACGCCAATTGCAAGCCCTGGAAATCGATCTCCAAGCTCAGCTCAGCCAG AGGGACAACTTGGAATCCTCGCTGGCTGAGACAGAGTGTCGCTACAACAACCACCTTGCTGAGCTCCAGAGCCAGATCACCTGCGTGGAGCAGCAACTGGCTGACCTGCGCGCAGAAATGGAGTGCCAGAACCAAGAGTACAAGATCCTGCTGGACGTCAAATGCCGTCTGGAGCAGGAGATCCATACGTACCGCTGCCTGCTGGAGGGCGGACAGCAGGACCTTAT TCAGCAAGGAGGAATTGGTCAGTCTTCGGGTCTAGGAGGAGGAGTTGCAAGAACAAGTGGAATAGGAGGAGGAGGTATTATTAGAACAAGCCACACTTACACTACGTCTTCCCAGATGCCATCCTGTGCAGCTGCGGAGATACAAG